A genomic window from Populus alba chromosome 19, ASM523922v2, whole genome shotgun sequence includes:
- the LOC118056520 gene encoding protein SENSITIVE TO PROTON RHIZOTOXICITY 1, with product MYLKDRLSVDVWADASSSGNELPGRMSSENPPFTDFNLQQQQNQQQKWEDNIISPPFGGFNQASESGYLLLSNRNNQTKIPDHQEDGKSIETLETNKVQDWDPRAMLSNLSFLEQKIHHLQDLVHLFAGRKGQGLGGQDQLVTQQQQFLITADLTSIIVQLISTAGSLLPSVKHTLSTVTPNGQLGQLGGLLFRPVAGMNCSPKPQQGSGRKVSDQSEKMDVAGNCGTDQTNFIEEHETKEEEDADEGEYLPPGSYDILQLEKEEILAPHTHFCTICGKGFKRDANLRMHMRGHGDEYKTPAALAKPNKESSSDPVVIKRYSCPFSGCKRNKDHKKFQPLKSILCVKNHYKRTHCDKSYTCSRCNTKKFSVSADLKTHEKHCGKDKWLCSCGTTFSRKDKLFGHIALFQGHTPAIPPEETKGPAVSSDKVDGNEASNKVGNINFSFGSHAATGSGAQNVMEVNEDADDPSSCFSPLNFDTSNFGGFHEFPRPPFDDSESSFSFLLS from the coding sequence ATGTATCTTAAGGATAGGCTATCTGTAGATGTATGGGCAGATGCTTCATCCTCCGGTAATGAATTGCCGGGAAGGATGTCCTCGGAGAATCCACCCTTCACCGATTTCAATTTACAGCAACAGCAGAATCAGCAACAAAAGTGGGAGGACAACATAATATCACCACCTTTCGGAGGATTCAACCAAGCATCGGAATCTGGATATTTGCTTCTTTCCAACCGCAACAATCAAACCAAAATTCCGGATCATCAAGAAGATGGAAAAAGTATTGAGACACTTGAAACAAACAAAGTCCAAGACTGGGATCCAAGAGCCATGCTTAGTAATCTCTCTTTTCTAGAGCAAAAGATCCATCATCTTCAAGATTTGGTGCATTTATTTGCTGGCCGCAAAGGTCAGGGTCTTGGGGGACAGGATCAACTCGTAACTCAGCAACAGCAGTTTCTCATAACTGCTGATCTCACTTCAATTATTGTTCAGCTGATCTCCACTGCAGGTAGCCTTCTCCCATCTGTGAAACATACACTTTCTACAGTCACTCCTAATGGACAGCTTGGGCAGCTTGGTGGACTTCTTTTTCGTCCTGTGGCGGGCATGAATTGTAGTCCAAAGCCGCAACAAGGCAGTGGAAGAAAAGTTTCCGATCAGTCCGAAAAGATGGACGTTGCTGGTAATTGTGGGACTGACCAGACCAACTTCATTGAAGAACATGAAAcgaaagaggaagaagatgctGATGAAGGAGAGTACCTTCCACCTGGTTCCTATGATATATTACAACTAGAAAAGGAGGAAATACTAGCACCACACACCCACTTCTGCACAATATGCGGGAAAGGGTTCAAGCGCGATGCAAATTTGAGGATGCATATGAGAGGCCATGGTGATGAGTACAAAACCCCTGCTGCACTTGCAAAACCCAACAAGGAATCAAGCTCAGATCCAGTGGTTATTAAGAGGTATTCCTGCCCCTTTTCTGGCTGCAAGCGTAACAAGGATCACAAGAAGTTTCAGCCTTTGAAGTCTATTTTATGCGTCAAAAACCATTACAAGAGAACTCATTGTGACAAAAGCTACACCTGCAGCCGATGCAACACCAAGAAATTCTCAGTGAGTGCAGATCTTAAAACTCATGAGAAGCATTGTGGCAAGGATAAATGGCTTTGTTCCTGTGGCACAACATTCTCGAGGAAAGACAAGCTTTTTGGACACATTGCTCTGTTCCAAGGCCATACTCCTGCTATTCCTCCCGAGGAAACTAAAGGACCAGCTGTGTCATCTGATAAAGTGGACGGGAACGAAGCATCAAATAAGGTCGGAAACATAAATTTCAGCTTTGGCTCTCATGCTGCTACCGGAAGTGGGGCTCAAAACGTTATGGAAGTGAACGAGGATGCTGATGATCCTTCCAGTTGTTTCTCACCGTTGAACTTCGATACAAGTAATTTTGGTGGGTTCCATGAGTTTCCGCGACCTCCATTTGATGATTCAGAGAGCtcattctcttttcttctttcttga
- the LOC118056521 gene encoding uncharacterized protein codes for MEELKSAMEAHLDQMADLVQKLSSELRSGFRPAIDNFIGFFHAIDWTEPWLMGLIGFHLVLLVLTVVSRKHINFQMCLFLVALAGVYLAERLNRVMGDYWRSFASQNYFDPHGLFLSVLWSGPLLIIATIILINSLFSLCYMIVRWKRAELRHRARLARESNKQD; via the exons atggaagagctGAAATCAGCGATGGAAGCTCACTTGGACCAAATGGCGGATCTTGTCCAGAAACTCTCCTCGGAGCTCCGATCCGGATTCCGACCCGCCATCGATAATTTTATCGGTTTCTTCCATGCCATTGACTGGACG GAACCTTGGCTGATGGGGCTAATAGGATTCCATCTCGTGTTGCTGGTACTTACAGTTGTTTCAAGGAAACATATTAACTTCCAGATGTGTCTGTTCCTTGTAgctt TGGCTGGTGTATACTTAGCAGAGAGGCTTAATAGAGTGATGGGTGACTACTGGAGGAGCTTTGCAAGCCAGAATTACTTTGATCCTCATGGACTTTTTCTTTCAGTGCTCTGGTCTGGGCCTCTTCTTATCATTGCCACCATTATTCTG ATAAACTCCCTCTTTTCCCTGTGTTACATGATTGTTCGGTGGAAAAGGGCCGAGCTAAGACATCGCGCTCGGCTGGCTCGTGAGAGTAACAAGCAGGATTGA
- the LOC118056523 gene encoding scarecrow-like protein 21: MEGMEDQEELLNLSLAIVTDSNGDMKRKRKRSRADVSNPLMNTYEGCSEGKILRLLQMREQMLKLDHKRKGGVEENGKGLHLIHLLLIAATALDENNVGSALENLTELYQSVSLSGDSVQRVVAYFADGLAARLLGKKSPFYDMIMKEPTCEEEFLAFTDLYRVSPYYQFAHFTANQEILEAYEKEEENNNSSLHVIDFDVSYGFQWPSLIQSLSEKASSGNRISLRITGLGRSIEELQETESRLVSFAKGFRNLVFEFQGLLRGSKLINLRKKKNETVAVNLVFHLNTLKDSLKISDTLKSVHSLNPSIVVLVEQEGSRSPRNFLSRFMESLHYFAAMFDSLDDCLPLESSERLSIEKNHLGRDIKSMLNCDNDDANCPRYDKMETWKGRMESHGFAGIKLSSKSLIQAKLLLKIRTHYCPLQFDGDFCGGFKVFERDDGKAISLGWQDRYLITASAWHSCA, encoded by the coding sequence ATGGAAGGCATGGAAGATCAAGAGGAACTTTTGAATCTTAGCCTAGCAATTGTTACAGACTCCAATGGTGAcatgaaaaggaagagaaagagatCAAGGGCAGATGTTTCCAATCCTTTGATGAATACCTATGAGGGTTGTAGTGAAGGGAAGATACTTAGGCTACTCCAAATGAGGGAACAAATGCTAAAACTAGACCATAAGAGGAAAGGAGGTGTTGAAGAAAATGGCAAGGGGCTTCATTTGATTCACTTGCTTCTTATAGCTGCCACAGCACTTGACGAGAACAATGTAGGCTCAGCCTTGGAGAATCTAACGGAATTGTATCAAAGTGTCTCCTTATCCGGTGATTCGGTGCAAAGGGTCGTTGCTTATTTTGCTGATGGATTGGCCGCAAGGCTCCTCGGAAAGAAATCTCCCTTCTATGATATGATCATGAAGGAACCAACATGTGAAGAAGAGTTCTTGGCGTTCACAGATCTTTACAGGGTGTCTCCTTATTACCAGTTTGCTCATTTCACTGCAAACCAGGAAATCCTTGAGGCCTAtgagaaggaagaagagaacAACAACAGTTCATTGCATGTTATTGATTTTGACGTCTCCTATGGCTTTCAATGGCCTTCTTTAATACAGTCTCTCTCCGAAAAGGCAAGCAGTGGCAACCGGATTTCTCTGCGAATAACCGGATTAGGCAGAAGTATAGAAGAATTGCAAGAAACTGAGAGTAGATTAGTTAGCTTTGCGAAAGGGTTTCGTAATCTAGTCTTTGAGTTTCAAGGGTTGTTAAGAGGGTCTAAGCTCATCAAcctgaggaaaaagaaaaatgaaacagTTGCTGTGAATTTAGTCTTTCATTTGAATACTCTGAAGGATTCTTTGAAGATATCCGACACATTGAAATCAGTACATTCACTTAACCCCTCCATTGTTGTCTTGGTGGAGCAAGAAGGTAGCAGAAGCCCAAGAAACTTTTTGTCAAGATTCATGGAGTCTTTGCACTATTTTGCAGCAATGTTTGATTCTTTAGATGATTGTCTTCCTCTAGAAAGCTCAGAGAGATTAAGCATTGAAAAGAATCATCTTGGTAGGGATATCAAAAGCATGCTCAACTGCGACAACGATGATGCAAACTGTCCAAGATATGACAAGATGGAAACATGGAAAGGAAGGATGGAGAGCCATGGATTTGCAGGCATTAAACTCAGCTCCAAGTCCTTGATACAAGCCAAGCTTCTTTTGAAAATTAGAACTCATTATTGTCCTCTTCAATTTGATGGAGATTTTTGTGGTGGgtttaaagtttttgaaagagatGATGGGAAAGCTATTTCCTTAGGGTGGCAAGATAGGTATTTAATTACGGCCTCTGCATGGCATAGTTGTGCATGA